A window of Sulfurimonas gotlandica GD1 contains these coding sequences:
- a CDS encoding diguanylate cyclase: MQFVEALKLRSKLFFLFMLITIGLVLVGVMGYLNINSMKKNLDSLYFGSLVPVTELNEILQIYHGSIANTIYKARNSEISSSQTSSEIESSILNIEILWRSYESHFKRDEELQYVQYTDLEIIATNDYFKKILDGLLAGRTIDDISMESFEKRVEHIHTTLNKLINYEVEVAQYERKNFLKVYESIIQNVGIILTMIIFGVLIISYYVFKSIQNDHTRLEITTKKLQRANKKLENVSYTDSLTSLHNRRYFNFIYDRELKRAKRTKSYITFMMLDIDFFKQYNDTYGHLEGDFALKSVSKVLRDSLKRPSDYVFRLGGEEFGVVLIDTDESNSARLAREICDAVRAREIKHESSKANEFLTISIGVVCCVADEALDEEILISRADEMLYKAKESGRNGYIITTNVSEATAQRTEKIGA; the protein is encoded by the coding sequence ATGCAGTTTGTTGAAGCACTAAAGTTAAGAAGTAAACTATTTTTTCTTTTTATGCTAATTACAATAGGACTTGTATTGGTTGGAGTAATGGGTTATTTAAATATAAACTCAATGAAAAAAAATCTAGATTCGCTCTATTTTGGTTCATTAGTCCCAGTAACTGAACTTAATGAAATTCTTCAAATATATCACGGTTCAATTGCAAACACAATCTACAAAGCAAGAAACTCTGAAATAAGCTCATCACAAACATCTTCTGAGATAGAAAGTTCTATTTTAAATATAGAGATTCTGTGGCGAAGTTATGAGTCTCACTTTAAGAGAGATGAAGAACTACAATATGTTCAATATACAGATTTAGAGATTATAGCAACAAATGATTATTTCAAAAAAATATTAGATGGCCTTTTAGCAGGACGTACAATAGATGATATTTCAATGGAAAGTTTTGAAAAAAGAGTTGAACATATCCATACAACTCTAAATAAGCTGATAAATTATGAGGTTGAAGTTGCTCAGTATGAGAGAAAAAATTTTTTAAAAGTATATGAGTCAATTATTCAAAATGTAGGGATAATCTTAACTATGATTATTTTTGGTGTTTTGATTATATCTTATTATGTTTTTAAAAGTATTCAAAACGATCATACAAGATTAGAGATAACTACTAAGAAGTTACAAAGAGCAAATAAAAAACTTGAAAATGTTTCTTATACAGATTCTTTGACATCTCTGCATAATAGAAGATATTTTAACTTTATATATGACAGAGAACTAAAGCGTGCAAAACGGACTAAATCATATATAACATTTATGATGTTAGATATAGATTTCTTTAAGCAGTATAACGACACGTATGGACATTTAGAGGGTGACTTTGCGCTCAAAAGTGTTTCTAAAGTCTTAAGAGATTCTCTAAAGAGACCTAGTGACTATGTTTTTAGGCTAGGTGGAGAAGAATTTGGTGTAGTTCTTATAGACACAGATGAGTCAAACAGTGCTAGACTGGCACGAGAAATTTGTGATGCAGTGAGAGCAAGAGAGATTAAACATGAATCAAGTAAGGCTAATGAATTCCTTACTATCTCTATAGGTGTTGTGTGCTGCGTTGCAGATGAAGCTCTTGATGAAGAGATACTAATAAGTCGTGCTGATGAGATGTTATATAAGGCTAAAGAGAGTGGTAGAAACGGTTATATAATTACTACGAATGTAAGTGAAGCAACAGCTCAAAGAACAGAAAAAATTGGTGCTTAG
- a CDS encoding Crp/Fnr family transcriptional regulator gives MSEEKLESIKKLNFFKSLDDNQIKEIKDISNIVEYPKGSILYYENDTSNKIFFLVSGVLKVYKIDKFENEIFLYHIHKNSLISELTSLDSDSIYCYSNSEFMEDSVILEVNFTEFKKRFLANNILNNEFINEILLKTHQLHCVVNRELVFDATAKVAFMLSDDLEMFNSLKRQDVSFMLHIQPETLSRVLKKLKRSNIIEVENSNVSILDLEQLNNIFKGDQL, from the coding sequence ATGTCAGAAGAAAAACTTGAATCAATTAAAAAATTAAATTTCTTTAAATCTTTAGATGACAATCAAATAAAAGAGATAAAGGATATTTCAAATATTGTTGAGTACCCAAAAGGTTCAATACTATATTATGAAAATGACACTTCTAATAAAATATTCTTTCTTGTCTCCGGTGTACTAAAAGTCTACAAAATAGATAAATTTGAGAATGAAATTTTTCTATATCATATTCACAAGAACTCTCTTATATCTGAACTAACCAGTTTGGATAGTGATTCTATCTACTGTTACTCAAACTCAGAGTTTATGGAAGACAGTGTTATTTTAGAAGTAAATTTTACAGAATTTAAAAAAAGATTCCTAGCAAATAACATACTAAACAATGAATTTATCAATGAAATATTACTAAAAACACATCAACTTCACTGTGTTGTAAATAGAGAACTTGTTTTTGATGCTACAGCTAAAGTAGCATTTATGCTCAGTGATGATTTAGAGATGTTTAACTCACTTAAAAGGCAAGATGTCTCTTTTATGCTTCATATTCAGCCTGAGACACTATCAAGAGTTTTAAAGAAGCTAAAAAGAAGTAATATTATTGAGGTAGAAAACTCAAATGTTTCTATCTTAGATTTAGAACAACTAAATAATATATTCAAAGGAGATCAATTATGA
- a CDS encoding type IV pili methyl-accepting chemotaxis transducer N-terminal domain-containing protein: MKKSSSISTKIKILGALLIALMLSVIATTIYLNQQNEKDALVINIAGKQRMLTQKMSKNVFYIHYSSNKDFYELNAAVDEFIKGLNTLRHGDSNKNISPVPTYQISLQQIEVSKLWKNFYENIQNFKLFTNSNVNRKAELEDIVTAIYRDNTILLDNVDKLVTMYTDYSENKTNFIKIFQYTSGFILLILFIYSLLQLRLIESHVDAFMQYSKMLMNNEDITNIKPLKLEAESETEIVEVSDTINCFIQKVSTAMEYSNEALLQSERAASKLGELTDEFDSIIDELKDKSLVHKHLNNSEDIVIESTEELINSTKKLSNLKLELEKLTKSCQDSRI; this comes from the coding sequence ATGAAAAAATCATCAAGTATCAGCACAAAAATTAAAATATTAGGAGCTCTCCTTATAGCCTTAATGCTCAGCGTTATTGCTACGACAATATATTTAAATCAGCAGAATGAAAAAGATGCGCTTGTTATTAATATTGCTGGTAAACAAAGAATGTTGACGCAGAAAATGTCAAAAAATGTTTTTTATATACACTATAGTTCAAACAAAGATTTCTACGAATTAAATGCTGCAGTTGATGAATTTATAAAGGGCCTTAACACTTTAAGACATGGTGATTCAAACAAAAATATATCACCAGTTCCTACATATCAGATATCACTTCAACAGATAGAGGTAAGTAAACTTTGGAAAAATTTTTATGAAAATATTCAAAACTTCAAACTATTCACAAACTCCAATGTGAATAGAAAAGCAGAACTAGAAGATATTGTCACTGCAATATACAGGGACAATACAATACTTTTAGATAATGTAGACAAACTAGTGACAATGTACACTGATTACAGTGAGAATAAAACTAATTTTATAAAGATATTTCAATACACGTCAGGTTTTATACTTCTTATACTTTTTATATATTCACTTCTACAACTGCGCTTAATAGAATCACATGTAGATGCATTTATGCAGTACTCCAAAATGCTTATGAATAATGAAGATATAACAAATATAAAACCGCTAAAACTAGAAGCTGAAAGTGAAACAGAAATTGTTGAAGTTAGCGATACTATAAACTGTTTTATACAAAAAGTAAGTACAGCTATGGAGTATTCAAACGAAGCTTTACTCCAATCAGAGAGGGCTGCTTCAAAATTAGGAGAACTTACAGACGAATTTGACTCTATAATTGATGAGCTAAAAGATAAATCACTTGTTCACAAGCATCTGAATAACAGTGAAGATATTGTTATTGAATCTACAGAAGAATTAATCAATTCTACAAAAAAATTATCTAATCTAAAACTAGAATTAGAAAAACTTACCAAAAGCTGCCAGGATTCTAGAATATAA
- the napA gene encoding nitrate reductase catalytic subunit NapA has protein sequence MSLSRREFLKSSAAASAAAAIGMSVPAELQAAADKAEGGWRWDKAACRFCGTGCGIMMATKNGKIVAVKGDPAAPVNRGLNCIKGYFNAKIMYGADRLTQPLLRMDDKGNFDKKGKFAPVSWERAFDIMEEKAKAAFNEKGPEGVAVFASGQYTVMEGYAAQKMMKAGFRSNAIDPNARHCMASAVVGFYQTFGIDEPSGCYDDIELTDTIVSWGSNMAEMHPILWSRVTDRKLSDPERVKVINMSTYTHRTSDLADTEIIFSPNTDTAMWNYIAREIVYNNPESIDWDFVNKHMVFAAAAPNIGYGMRKSSDKSIKEGKYTALEMETISKEMKTIVSEKEAPALAPYGYKAGDEMIHNQPGLRHWLINFEEYKKSLEPYTLEYTAKISKGDPDESIESFQAKLQELANLYIEKGRKVVSFWTMGMNQHTRGTWTNTLAYNVHFMLNKQAKPGDGAFSLTGQPSACGTAREVGTFTHRLPADMMVKNPKHRAIAEKAWHIPEGTINGQMGQHIMRIHRDIEDGHVKFAWVNVCNPYQDSASASHWIKAAREMDNFIVTSDGYPGISAKVSDLILPSAMIYEKWGAYGNAERRTQHWRQQVLPVGNAMSDTWQWVEFSKRFTVKDLWMKDVKVGWGKGDMKAVPLDKIKALGYNENTTMYEILFANDRAKSYKIDMNDPVQAGYDNSECSGDSRKVIGSDGKEFTGYGFFIHKYLFEEYAAFTRGHGHDLAPFDVYHKVRGLKWPVVDGKETQWRFNAKYDPYAAKATKESGNSHAFYGGFLKECLQGNLNGFDKTLGKLKIPNKAKIFARPYMDPPEMPDANYDTWLCTGRVLEHWHSGTMTMRVPELYRAVPEALCYMHPQDAKDKGLTQGALCWVESRRGKVKARVETRGRNRTPRGLVFVPWFDEKVFINKVCLDATCPLSKQTDYKKCAVKIYKA, from the coding sequence ATGTCACTTTCAAGAAGAGAATTTCTTAAAAGTTCAGCGGCAGCATCTGCAGCAGCAGCAATTGGTATGAGTGTACCAGCAGAGCTACAAGCAGCGGCGGACAAAGCTGAAGGCGGCTGGAGATGGGACAAGGCAGCTTGTCGTTTCTGTGGTACTGGTTGTGGTATCATGATGGCTACTAAGAATGGTAAAATTGTTGCTGTTAAAGGGGACCCTGCGGCTCCAGTTAACAGAGGGCTTAACTGTATTAAAGGTTACTTCAATGCAAAAATTATGTATGGTGCGGACAGACTAACTCAACCACTACTAAGAATGGATGATAAGGGTAACTTTGATAAAAAAGGTAAGTTTGCTCCTGTATCTTGGGAAAGAGCTTTCGATATTATGGAAGAAAAAGCTAAAGCAGCTTTTAACGAAAAAGGTCCTGAGGGTGTAGCAGTATTCGCATCTGGACAATACACTGTAATGGAAGGTTATGCAGCTCAAAAAATGATGAAAGCTGGATTCCGTTCTAATGCAATCGATCCTAATGCTCGTCACTGTATGGCATCTGCGGTTGTTGGTTTTTATCAAACATTTGGTATTGATGAGCCTTCAGGTTGTTATGATGATATCGAGCTTACTGATACAATCGTATCTTGGGGTTCAAACATGGCAGAAATGCACCCGATCCTTTGGTCTCGTGTAACTGACAGAAAACTTTCAGACCCTGAAAGAGTAAAAGTTATCAATATGTCAACTTATACTCACAGAACTTCAGATCTAGCTGATACAGAAATCATTTTCTCACCAAATACAGATACAGCAATGTGGAACTATATTGCTAGAGAAATTGTATATAACAACCCTGAATCAATTGATTGGGATTTCGTAAACAAGCATATGGTATTTGCAGCAGCAGCTCCAAACATCGGTTATGGTATGAGAAAATCTAGTGATAAATCTATCAAAGAAGGTAAGTATACAGCTCTTGAAATGGAAACTATTTCAAAAGAGATGAAAACTATTGTTTCTGAAAAAGAAGCTCCAGCACTAGCACCTTATGGTTATAAAGCTGGTGATGAGATGATTCATAACCAACCGGGCCTTAGACACTGGTTGATTAACTTTGAAGAATACAAAAAATCTTTAGAACCATATACACTAGAATATACAGCTAAAATTTCAAAAGGTGATCCGGATGAGTCTATTGAAAGTTTCCAAGCGAAACTTCAAGAACTAGCTAACCTTTATATTGAAAAAGGTAGAAAAGTAGTATCTTTCTGGACTATGGGTATGAATCAACATACACGTGGTACTTGGACGAATACACTTGCTTATAATGTTCACTTTATGCTTAATAAACAAGCTAAACCAGGTGATGGTGCGTTCAGTTTAACTGGTCAGCCTTCTGCTTGTGGTACAGCTCGTGAAGTTGGTACGTTTACTCACAGACTTCCAGCTGATATGATGGTTAAAAATCCTAAGCACCGTGCAATTGCTGAAAAAGCATGGCATATTCCTGAAGGAACAATCAATGGTCAAATGGGACAACACATCATGCGTATCCACCGTGACATCGAAGATGGTCATGTTAAATTTGCATGGGTAAATGTTTGTAACCCTTACCAAGATTCTGCTTCTGCTTCTCACTGGATTAAAGCAGCTCGTGAAATGGATAACTTCATTGTAACTTCTGATGGATACCCAGGTATCTCTGCTAAAGTTTCTGACCTTATTCTTCCATCTGCAATGATCTATGAAAAATGGGGTGCTTATGGTAATGCTGAGCGTCGTACTCAACACTGGAGACAACAAGTTCTTCCAGTAGGAAACGCAATGTCTGATACATGGCAGTGGGTTGAGTTCTCTAAGCGTTTTACGGTTAAAGATCTATGGATGAAAGACGTAAAAGTTGGATGGGGCAAAGGCGATATGAAAGCCGTTCCATTAGACAAAATCAAAGCTTTAGGATACAACGAAAATACAACTATGTATGAAATTCTATTCGCTAATGATAGAGCTAAATCTTACAAAATTGATATGAACGATCCAGTACAAGCTGGTTATGACAATTCTGAGTGTTCTGGTGACTCTCGTAAAGTTATTGGTTCAGACGGTAAAGAGTTTACTGGTTACGGTTTCTTTATCCATAAATATCTTTTTGAAGAGTATGCAGCGTTTACTCGTGGTCACGGTCATGACCTTGCACCATTTGATGTTTACCATAAAGTTCGTGGTCTTAAATGGCCTGTTGTTGATGGTAAAGAGACTCAGTGGAGATTTAATGCGAAATACGATCCTTATGCAGCGAAAGCTACAAAAGAAAGTGGTAATTCACATGCATTCTACGGTGGTTTCTTAAAAGAATGTCTTCAAGGTAATCTAAACGGTTTTGATAAAACTCTTGGTAAGTTAAAGATACCAAACAAAGCCAAAATATTTGCTCGTCCGTACATGGATCCTCCAGAAATGCCGGATGCTAACTATGATACATGGTTATGTACAGGTCGTGTACTTGAACACTGGCACTCAGGAACTATGACTATGCGTGTACCTGAACTATATCGTGCAGTTCCAGAAGCGTTATGTTATATGCACCCACAAGATGCTAAAGATAAAGGTCTTACACAAGGTGCTTTATGTTGGGTAGAGTCTCGTCGTGGTAAAGTTAAAGCTAGAGTTGAGACTAGAGGTAGAAATAGAACTCCTAGAGGACTAGTGTTTGTACCATGGTTTGATGAGAAAGTATTTATCAATAAAGTTTGTCTAGATGCGACTTGTCCATTATCAAAACAGACAGACTACAAAAAATGTGCTGTAAAAATTTACAAAGCATAG
- the napG gene encoding ferredoxin-type protein NapG, with protein MSENRPKIERKEPLSDRRRFILTMARGVGVTALGGLVWSAYVDEVTASQLLLRPPGAIEEKDFLKTCIKCGLCVEACPYDTLLLAKPGDNKPLGTPYFIPRDIPCYMCPDIPCVPVCPTGALDESSVTTKGKLDINVADMGLAVIDDESCIAFWGIQCDACYRACPLLGEAITIVYEKNERTGKHAFMKPIVHADICTGCGLCERACVTEKAAIFVLPREVATGKAGDYYIKGWDKNDEKRLENAEEIKTQTKISKESAVDSLNDSGDLY; from the coding sequence TTGAGCGAAAACAGACCTAAAATAGAAAGAAAAGAACCATTGAGTGATAGAAGAAGATTTATCCTCACTATGGCACGGGGTGTTGGAGTTACAGCACTTGGTGGATTGGTATGGAGCGCTTATGTTGATGAAGTTACAGCTTCACAACTGCTTCTGCGCCCACCTGGAGCCATAGAAGAGAAAGATTTTTTGAAAACTTGTATTAAATGTGGATTGTGTGTTGAAGCATGTCCGTACGATACACTGTTACTCGCTAAACCAGGTGATAATAAACCTCTAGGAACTCCATATTTTATTCCTAGGGATATTCCCTGTTATATGTGTCCAGATATTCCTTGTGTGCCTGTTTGTCCGACAGGTGCACTTGATGAATCGAGCGTTACAACTAAAGGTAAACTTGATATAAATGTAGCCGATATGGGTCTTGCAGTTATTGATGATGAAAGTTGTATAGCTTTTTGGGGAATTCAATGTGATGCATGTTATAGAGCTTGCCCTCTTTTAGGAGAAGCCATAACAATTGTGTATGAAAAAAATGAGAGGACTGGTAAACACGCTTTTATGAAACCAATTGTTCACGCTGACATCTGTACTGGATGTGGCTTATGTGAAAGAGCTTGTGTTACAGAAAAAGCAGCTATATTTGTACTTCCTAGAGAAGTCGCAACTGGTAAAGCAGGAGACTACTACATCAAAGGATGGGATAAAAATGATGAAAAGCGTTTAGAAAATGCTGAAGAAATCAAAACCCAAACTAAGATAAGTAAGGAGAGTGCTGTTGACTCTTTAAATGATTCGGGAGATTTATACTAA
- the napH gene encoding quinol dehydrogenase ferredoxin subunit NapH, translated as MAKLWNNYRYLFLRRFVQIGLLLLYFGANHWGWTILMGNLSSSSFLGVVPLSDPYAALQMLAAGAILATDLLIGAAIIGIFYLLIGGRVFCSWVCPINMITDAAAYLRNVLDIDRNQKRQPATRYMRYWVLVLSLIISAVMGITAFEFISPISMVHRGIVFGLGFGWAAMLIIFLFDLFVLKNGWCGHLCPLGGFYSLLGKFSLIRVKHTVENCTACMKCKTVCPERQVLHMIDKESLPVLSGECTNCARCIEVCDDNALGFSIRELAKNKKTGE; from the coding sequence ATGGCTAAGCTATGGAATAATTACCGATATTTATTTTTAAGAAGATTTGTCCAGATAGGTTTGCTATTGTTATATTTTGGAGCGAATCATTGGGGATGGACTATCCTAATGGGAAACCTTAGTTCATCAAGTTTTTTAGGTGTTGTGCCTTTAAGTGATCCATATGCTGCATTACAAATGCTAGCTGCAGGTGCTATTTTAGCAACTGATTTACTTATAGGTGCTGCAATTATTGGTATTTTTTATCTACTAATAGGCGGTCGCGTATTTTGTAGTTGGGTTTGTCCTATAAATATGATAACTGATGCTGCGGCATACTTAAGAAATGTACTTGATATTGATCGTAACCAAAAGAGACAACCAGCAACTCGCTATATGAGATACTGGGTTTTAGTTTTAAGTTTAATTATCTCAGCAGTGATGGGCATTACTGCTTTTGAATTTATTAGTCCAATCTCTATGGTTCATAGAGGGATTGTATTTGGTTTAGGATTTGGATGGGCAGCAATGCTCATTATTTTTCTTTTTGACCTGTTTGTGCTTAAAAATGGCTGGTGTGGGCATCTATGTCCTCTAGGTGGTTTTTACTCACTTTTAGGTAAATTTAGTCTGATTAGAGTAAAACATACTGTAGAAAATTGTACTGCATGTATGAAATGTAAAACAGTTTGTCCTGAGCGCCAAGTTTTACACATGATAGATAAAGAAAGCCTACCTGTACTTTCAGGTGAATGTACAAATTGTGCAAGATGTATTGAAGTGTGTGATGATAATGCACTTGGTTTCTCAATCAGGGAACTAGCAAAAAACAAAAAAACGGGAGAGTAA
- a CDS encoding nitrate reductase cytochrome c-type subunit, which translates to MKTMSKITIGLVAAALLIVGCGDSGKAAPSANAKVAPTITEASLGLRKTDLYSEDTTTGDKTQYSTSAAGSGKMIQRAFQDAPPMIPHDTDGMLPIKIGDNQCTGCHMPEVASSMGATSIPVSHFTNFRPKHKYDGQEFTKSIDNMKNEVAIKESTHLQGARFNCTQCHAPQSQGALAVENTFEATYTRPDGANKSGWSGKALTDQLDTVKGEGGKVSAADIANANSPSGSLGH; encoded by the coding sequence ATGAAAACAATGAGTAAGATAACGATTGGTTTAGTTGCTGCGGCACTGCTAATTGTAGGATGTGGGGATAGTGGTAAAGCTGCTCCATCTGCAAACGCTAAAGTGGCACCAACAATTACTGAGGCATCTTTAGGTCTTAGAAAAACCGACCTATATAGTGAAGATACTACAACTGGGGACAAAACTCAGTATAGTACAAGTGCAGCTGGTAGTGGTAAAATGATTCAAAGAGCATTCCAAGATGCTCCACCGATGATTCCACATGACACAGATGGAATGTTACCTATTAAAATAGGAGATAACCAATGTACTGGTTGTCATATGCCAGAAGTTGCAAGTTCAATGGGTGCTACATCAATTCCAGTATCACACTTTACAAACTTTAGACCAAAGCATAAATATGATGGTCAAGAGTTTACGAAGAGTATTGATAATATGAAAAATGAGGTAGCTATAAAAGAGTCAACTCATCTTCAAGGTGCAAGATTTAACTGTACGCAGTGTCATGCTCCACAATCTCAAGGTGCATTGGCAGTTGAGAATACGTTCGAAGCTACATATACACGTCCTGATGGTGCTAATAAATCAGGCTGGAGCGGAAAAGCTCTAACTGATCAATTAGACACTGTTAAAGGTGAAGGCGGTAAAGTATCTGCGGCAGATATTGCAAATGCAAATTCTCCATCTGGTAGTTTAGGTCACTAA
- a CDS encoding ferredoxin-type protein NapF, translated as MERRELFSSLASKLKGENLKKNSPERHIRPPYFNDESLFLNECSKCEAKCATVCEEEIIKIADDQTPYLDFSHSGCTFCDECAKACEFGVLSVEDKRNINAKVTISKNECLSWNAVMCFSCKDPCLDNAIDFKAMFMPEINDKCTSCGFCLSRCPATSIHFEVI; from the coding sequence ATGGAAAGAAGAGAGCTTTTTAGCTCTCTGGCCTCCAAACTTAAAGGTGAAAACCTTAAAAAAAACAGTCCAGAGAGACATATAAGACCACCTTACTTTAACGACGAATCTCTTTTTCTCAATGAGTGTAGTAAGTGCGAAGCAAAATGCGCCACTGTTTGTGAAGAAGAAATAATAAAAATTGCAGATGATCAAACTCCTTACTTGGATTTTTCTCATAGTGGATGTACATTTTGCGATGAATGTGCGAAAGCCTGTGAATTTGGAGTTCTTAGCGTTGAAGATAAAAGAAATATAAATGCTAAGGTTACTATTTCAAAAAACGAGTGTCTAAGCTGGAATGCTGTTATGTGTTTTTCATGTAAAGATCCGTGCTTAGACAATGCTATTGATTTTAAAGCTATGTTTATGCCTGAGATAAATGACAAATGTACATCTTGTGGTTTTTGTCTAAGCAGATGTCCGGCAACATCTATACATTTTGAGGTAATATAA
- a CDS encoding WD40 repeat domain-containing protein gives MIRILLLTVFITSIIFADIKMPLKQYISTGPVTDMLISGSKLYSATNASCVDIFDLESRKIIQKIEISKIKDFMGDEVDSKIYSVDVLDNQVLLLSQAKNGFRRVHIYKDKKLELIIPYTKNLTISKVKFLNKDTILLGMLSNELISFNLNTKAYNWSIQVSGAKFSDFALSENKDEAIVADESGSLKIHNMKDGKLINLLEGQNLDNVFQIDYKNGIIATAGQDRRVVIYAYKFDSAYYQSSSFLIYSVGLSPSGKRVAYSSDENNNITVFNTITKSVLGKFGGNKMTLSKILFLNENEFLVSSDDKTINLYKIK, from the coding sequence ATGATTAGAATTCTACTTTTAACAGTTTTTATAACTTCTATAATATTTGCAGATATAAAAATGCCACTAAAACAATACATATCAACTGGACCAGTTACAGATATGCTAATAAGTGGCTCTAAACTCTATAGTGCAACTAATGCTAGTTGCGTGGATATTTTTGATCTAGAGAGTCGAAAAATAATCCAAAAAATTGAAATTAGTAAGATTAAAGATTTTATGGGTGATGAAGTTGATTCAAAGATCTACTCTGTGGATGTTTTAGATAATCAAGTACTTCTTCTATCTCAAGCTAAAAATGGATTTAGAAGAGTTCATATTTATAAAGATAAAAAGCTTGAACTGATTATTCCATATACTAAAAATCTAACAATATCAAAGGTTAAGTTTTTAAACAAAGATACAATTCTACTGGGAATGTTGAGTAATGAACTTATATCTTTTAACTTAAATACAAAAGCTTATAACTGGAGCATACAAGTTTCAGGAGCAAAGTTTTCAGACTTTGCGTTGAGTGAAAATAAAGACGAAGCCATCGTTGCAGATGAGAGCGGAAGTCTAAAGATTCATAATATGAAAGATGGGAAACTGATTAATCTTCTTGAAGGACAGAATTTAGATAATGTTTTTCAAATAGATTATAAAAATGGAATTATTGCAACTGCTGGGCAAGATAGAAGAGTGGTAATATATGCCTATAAGTTTGACTCAGCCTACTATCAGTCATCTAGTTTTTTGATTTATAGTGTCGGCTTATCTCCAAGCGGGAAAAGAGTAGCTTATTCAAGTGATGAAAATAATAATATAACAGTATTTAATACAATTACAAAATCGGTTCTGGGTAAATTTGGAGGAAATAAAATGACTCTTTCAAAGATACTCTTTTTAAACGAAAATGAGTTTTTAGTTTCTAGTGATGATAAAACCATTAATCTTTATAAGATAAAATAA
- a CDS encoding chaperone NapD, with protein MNVSSIVVKTVPKFLEEVVQSLKDCEVCDYHMHDEEGRIIITIEGAGVEEELKKLRVIEAIPHVITADMQMAYSEDELNEHMEVLSNSDVVPKMLNDEDIDPRDIVYNGDLKKKDLEGFARRFDETGKK; from the coding sequence ATGAATGTTTCAAGTATAGTAGTTAAAACAGTACCAAAGTTTTTAGAAGAAGTGGTTCAGAGCCTAAAAGATTGTGAAGTATGTGATTATCATATGCATGATGAAGAAGGTCGTATCATTATCACTATAGAAGGTGCAGGTGTTGAAGAAGAGTTAAAAAAACTTCGTGTTATTGAAGCAATCCCTCATGTAATTACAGCTGACATGCAAATGGCATACAGTGAAGATGAGCTGAATGAGCATATGGAAGTATTATCAAATTCTGATGTTGTTCCCAAGATGCTAAATGATGAAGATATAGATCCAAGAGACATCGTTTATAACGGTGATTTAAAGAAAAAAGACCTTGAAGGTTTTGCTAGACGCTTTGACGAGACTGGTAAAAAATAG